A window of the Mucilaginibacter sp. cycad4 genome harbors these coding sequences:
- a CDS encoding MarR family winged helix-turn-helix transcriptional regulator has translation MSEEKEIQLASELRFIIGRLSKKIRKTSATAERLSLTERSTMALIFQHEEILPNELAAMEKITTQSMSQILSNLLNLGLIKRRISELDKRKVIISLSEEGINLIHKSRSEKDEWLNRALEATCTAGEQEMLKKALVPLAKLVEFD, from the coding sequence ATGAGTGAAGAAAAAGAGATCCAACTGGCTTCCGAATTGCGGTTTATCATAGGCCGGCTGAGTAAAAAGATCAGGAAGACTTCGGCCACTGCCGAAAGGCTTTCGCTGACCGAGCGATCAACCATGGCGCTGATCTTTCAGCATGAAGAGATCCTGCCTAATGAGCTGGCTGCCATGGAAAAGATCACCACACAATCCATGTCGCAGATCCTGAGTAACCTGCTCAATCTCGGGCTGATCAAAAGGCGCATCTCCGAACTGGATAAACGTAAGGTGATCATTTCACTTTCCGAAGAGGGGATCAACCTCATCCATAAATCCCGGAGCGAAAAAGATGAATGGCTTAACCGCGCCCTCGAAGCTACCTGCACCGCCGGGGAGCAGGAGATGCTGAAAAAGGCACTGGTTCCCCTGGCCAAACTGGTTGAGTTTGATTAG
- a CDS encoding glycoside hydrolase family 25 protein — translation MPAPEKKTPVRKKAPARKKPAAKAKQQAGFSTQWAVAIGALLLILLSPFYYGYILKFGSATWRWIMDSGEDTHYRKYKNFAIHIPDGYSVYGIDVSSYQGRINWKQVKAMREGDVHISFAFIKATEGVLSVDPYFQRNWREAPKAGIMCGAYHFFLPQKSGVWQAKFFLQTVKTEKGDLPMVVDVERLYRTSPEKMREQLESFIKTIETRTGIKPIIYTNLKFYQDYLEGYFDGYTLWIAHYYQPKLLVSNKTNWKFWQHSDKAHVNGINHVVDFNVFKGDSTAFEKLLVP, via the coding sequence GTGCCTGCTCCTGAAAAGAAAACACCTGTAAGAAAGAAAGCGCCTGCCCGAAAAAAACCGGCAGCCAAAGCAAAACAGCAAGCTGGCTTTTCTACACAGTGGGCGGTGGCTATAGGCGCTTTGCTGCTCATCCTGCTCTCCCCCTTCTACTATGGTTACATTTTAAAATTCGGCAGCGCCACCTGGCGGTGGATCATGGACTCGGGCGAAGACACTCATTACCGGAAATACAAGAACTTTGCTATCCATATTCCCGACGGTTATTCGGTATATGGTATTGATGTGTCGTCATACCAGGGCCGCATTAACTGGAAACAGGTAAAGGCCATGCGCGAGGGCGATGTTCACATCAGCTTTGCATTTATAAAAGCCACGGAAGGCGTATTGAGTGTCGACCCCTATTTTCAGCGTAACTGGCGAGAAGCCCCGAAGGCAGGCATCATGTGTGGAGCTTATCATTTTTTTCTTCCGCAAAAAAGCGGTGTATGGCAGGCCAAATTTTTCCTGCAAACAGTAAAAACCGAAAAAGGCGACCTGCCCATGGTGGTAGACGTGGAACGATTATATCGTACCAGTCCCGAAAAAATGCGCGAACAATTGGAAAGCTTTATCAAAACCATTGAAACCCGTACGGGTATCAAGCCCATCATCTACACCAATTTAAAATTTTACCAGGATTACCTGGAAGGCTATTTTGATGGCTATACCCTTTGGATAGCCCATTATTATCAACCCAAGTTGCTCGTATCAAACAAAACGAACTGGAAATTTTGGCAACACTCAGATAAAGCACATGTTAACGGCATTAACCACGTTGTAGATTTCAATGTTTTTAAGGGTGACAGTACAGCGTTTGAAAAATTGCTGGTGCCGTAA
- a CDS encoding DoxX family protein: protein MKTTKIFYWILTAIVALMMAFSCYSYLTKPEMAAAFHHLGFPDYFRIELAIAKLIGAVVLLIPAGARLKEWAYAGFAIVFVSAFIAHTVSGDPVPNRIMPLVFLGILGGSYFLYYKKQQ from the coding sequence ATGAAAACTACCAAGATATTTTACTGGATATTGACAGCTATTGTAGCATTGATGATGGCTTTTTCATGCTACTCCTATTTAACAAAGCCCGAAATGGCAGCTGCCTTTCACCACTTAGGCTTCCCCGATTACTTCAGGATTGAACTGGCAATAGCAAAGCTTATTGGAGCTGTTGTATTATTAATACCGGCAGGCGCGCGACTAAAAGAATGGGCTTATGCAGGATTTGCCATAGTTTTTGTGTCTGCTTTTATAGCGCATACCGTATCCGGTGATCCGGTACCAAACCGTATTATGCCATTGGTGTTTTTAGGGATTTTGGGAGGATCGTATTTTTTGTATTATAAGAAACAGCAGTAA
- a CDS encoding helix-turn-helix domain-containing protein, with protein sequence MNHKPIIHTKEACNAAVNAVRDTLYVVNGKWKLPMLVSLMTGPKRFKELQRELESITPKVLSKELRDLELNGFVKRIVYDTTPVTVIYERTDYADSLSNVINEMREWGMKHREHIKQMSRDEAEARKAVAV encoded by the coding sequence ATGAATCACAAACCAATCATTCACACAAAAGAAGCCTGCAATGCCGCTGTAAACGCGGTACGTGATACCCTATATGTAGTAAACGGCAAATGGAAGTTACCCATGCTGGTAAGTTTGATGACCGGCCCTAAACGATTTAAGGAACTTCAGCGCGAGCTGGAAAGCATCACCCCTAAAGTACTTTCCAAAGAACTGCGCGACCTGGAATTAAATGGTTTTGTTAAAAGGATAGTTTATGATACCACGCCGGTAACTGTAATTTACGAACGGACAGATTATGCCGATTCTCTGAGCAATGTTATTAATGAAATGCGCGAATGGGGCATGAAACACCGCGAACATATTAAACAAATGAGCCGTGACGAAGCCGAAGCCAGAAAAGCTGTGGCAGTTTAA
- a CDS encoding inorganic diphosphatase gives MDNLENKITVIVETPRGCGHKYDYDAATNQFRLKKLLPAGMVFPFDFGFIPNTVGGDGDPLDVLIISEISTFPGCVIDCRLIGAFKVEQTGPDGRRYRNDRLLAVPVVSKIFTDLHDAAQLPHSLTDQIEAFFTNYNRLESKEFNLMERLGAEGAMELVNKAIAGDGQV, from the coding sequence ATGGATAATTTAGAAAATAAGATCACGGTGATTGTTGAAACGCCCAGGGGCTGCGGTCACAAGTATGATTATGATGCGGCCACTAATCAGTTCAGGCTTAAAAAGCTACTGCCAGCAGGTATGGTTTTTCCTTTTGATTTTGGTTTTATCCCCAATACAGTTGGAGGCGACGGCGATCCGCTGGATGTGCTAATCATATCGGAGATCAGTACTTTTCCGGGCTGTGTGATAGATTGCCGGCTGATAGGGGCCTTTAAGGTAGAACAAACGGGCCCCGATGGAAGGCGTTACCGGAACGACAGGTTGCTGGCAGTGCCGGTAGTATCAAAAATTTTTACCGATCTGCATGATGCCGCACAACTGCCGCACAGCCTTACCGACCAAATAGAGGCTTTTTTTACAAACTACAACCGCCTTGAATCCAAAGAATTTAATTTGATGGAACGCCTTGGTGCAGAGGGTGCTATGGAGCTTGTTAATAAAGCAATTGCCGGAGATGGGCAGGTTTAA
- a CDS encoding mechanosensitive ion channel family protein, producing MKIEKFYEQVYIWVIRYAPSFLIGLVVLFIGLWLINLLLKWWQAHMQKKEIDPTIKPFLQSLVGVILRVLLILGVVQIMGVPITLFTALVGAFGVAAGLALSGTLQNFASGVLILLLKPFVVGDNIIAQGLEGTVTAIQIFYTVVKTFDNRIVIIPNGKLSNEVIINISREGTRRLDIELKFTNDIDYNEVKSVINSSIDKSKNILETPDRRIGIAGLDPDGYRVGVNVWVHAHGFQDTKLGVQENILQDLKASGIKIPGL from the coding sequence ATGAAGATTGAAAAGTTTTATGAACAGGTATACATTTGGGTGATCCGTTATGCGCCCAGTTTTTTGATAGGGTTGGTGGTTTTATTCATCGGCCTCTGGCTAATTAACCTGCTGCTGAAATGGTGGCAGGCCCATATGCAAAAAAAGGAAATAGACCCAACCATAAAGCCATTTTTGCAAAGCCTTGTAGGGGTTATATTACGTGTGTTACTGATATTAGGGGTTGTGCAGATCATGGGTGTGCCCATTACTTTGTTCACTGCACTGGTAGGTGCTTTTGGTGTGGCGGCCGGTTTGGCACTTTCGGGTACATTACAAAACTTTGCCAGCGGAGTGCTCATTCTGCTGCTCAAACCCTTTGTTGTAGGCGATAATATCATAGCCCAGGGCCTTGAAGGGACAGTTACCGCTATCCAGATCTTTTATACCGTTGTTAAAACATTTGATAACCGGATAGTTATTATACCTAACGGTAAACTATCGAACGAGGTGATCATCAACATCAGCAGAGAAGGCACCCGCAGGCTTGATATCGAATTGAAGTTTACCAACGATATCGATTATAACGAAGTAAAGTCGGTCATTAACTCCTCTATTGATAAATCAAAAAATATATTGGAAACTCCGGACCGCCGGATAGGTATAGCCGGGTTGGATCCGGATGGTTACCGCGTGGGTGTTAATGTATGGGTACATGCCCACGGTTTCCAGGATACAAAGCTGGGCGTGCAGGAAAATATTTTGCAGGATCTAAAAGCTTCCGGGATTAAAATTCCTGGTTTATAA
- a CDS encoding DUF2723 domain-containing protein, whose product MKKLLHFIMSYNKINNLLGWLCFTLASLTYILTLEPSVSFWDCGEFISCAYKLQVSHQPGYPLFAMIGKAFSLLSMGDRTKVAYFTNLGSALASGATIMFLFWTITALAKKLLTIKLTPVNTTQTLQIMGAGLTGALAFTFTDTFWFSAVETIVFAWASLCTAIVFWAILKWDAVADEPRADRWLVFIAYVIGLSIGIHLLNLLTIPALVMVYYFRRHKNINVKSGLLAFAVSILILAFVQFGIRGYTIGLAARFDLFFVNSLGLGFGSGVLFFFLLIIGLLIAGIRYSIRKQKHLLNISLLCIVFVYFGYSSFVYIPIRASAGTNLNNSHPSDAFTMYEYLNRTQYGETPLLKGPYFDDKITDVTDGTPLYRKGKSKYEVAYNKPNYVYDHTSILPRMWSTEENTTYAQDAQFYRDWLQLSDNATPAFSDNLRWMFSWQMYQMYWRYFMWNFVGRYNDDDMEGQTNMNGIGGNWTSGLFNNASNTPKSILNNVTYTPLYALPLVVGLLGMLYHFKKRKKDALIITLLFFFTGLAIVLYVNQPSVQPRERDYSYVGSFYAFAIWIGLGLIALIDIAPKKISPRFATIGAFVICMIVGPVLLASKEWKNHDRSTKMAAHDMAYNYLMSCPKNAILFDLGDNDTYSLWYDQEVENIRPDVRIVNLSLLSADWSVKQMQRKINQADALPITMNFDKYKLGTRDVIRYNDAKIPGYTDVKDIFDFITSDDKRTHVEYTNGTTENYLPTKNFKLAVNADDVMKNKVITPEQKGLLTDTIKWKFTPNYITKENLAMIDILAHNDWKRPICFTTSISPSSMIGLQPYLYQEGFAYRLLPFKTDSSLADQLSKTNSLVMYSNVMNRFKFGNFKTARYLDQQSTQVFYPQLVSTFSDLSAGLLKDGHQNLALNALHKYEEVMPDINPNFMTAQGKITMADTSYKLDYAKLGNKLIKSVNSYLTDKLDYNYHQLQKDTGRLSPRDVQISMSLLNNMVAITHNGNQKELSGQLIAQLNDYAEKFKSILQL is encoded by the coding sequence TTGAAAAAACTTTTACACTTTATCATGAGCTACAACAAGATCAACAACCTTTTGGGCTGGCTTTGTTTTACCCTTGCATCCTTAACTTACATCCTTACTTTAGAGCCCTCTGTAAGTTTTTGGGACTGCGGCGAGTTTATTTCCTGCGCCTATAAACTCCAGGTATCGCACCAGCCGGGCTACCCGCTTTTTGCCATGATAGGCAAAGCCTTCTCCCTGCTTTCCATGGGCGACAGGACAAAAGTTGCCTACTTTACCAACCTTGGTTCGGCATTGGCCAGCGGGGCCACCATTATGTTTTTATTCTGGACCATAACAGCCCTTGCCAAAAAACTGCTTACTATAAAACTTACCCCTGTTAATACAACCCAAACCTTACAAATAATGGGTGCCGGGTTAACCGGCGCCCTTGCATTTACCTTTACCGATACCTTTTGGTTTTCGGCTGTGGAAACTATTGTTTTTGCCTGGGCATCATTATGTACAGCTATAGTATTCTGGGCTATTTTAAAATGGGATGCCGTTGCCGATGAACCACGTGCCGACAGGTGGCTGGTTTTTATAGCTTATGTTATAGGCCTTTCTATCGGTATCCACCTGCTTAATTTATTAACCATACCGGCTTTGGTAATGGTTTATTATTTCCGCAGGCATAAAAACATCAATGTTAAAAGCGGGCTTTTGGCATTTGCTGTAAGCATCCTGATCCTGGCCTTTGTTCAGTTTGGCATCAGGGGATATACTATTGGCCTCGCTGCCAGGTTCGATCTGTTTTTTGTAAACTCACTTGGGCTTGGTTTTGGCAGCGGCGTTTTGTTCTTTTTCTTATTGATCATAGGCCTGCTTATTGCCGGGATCAGGTATAGCATCCGCAAGCAGAAACATCTTTTAAATATAAGCCTGCTTTGCATTGTGTTCGTTTACTTTGGTTATAGTTCTTTTGTTTACATCCCTATCAGGGCGTCGGCAGGCACCAACCTTAATAACTCGCACCCCAGCGACGCCTTTACCATGTATGAATACCTTAACCGTACCCAATATGGTGAAACACCTTTGCTGAAAGGCCCTTACTTCGATGACAAAATCACGGATGTTACCGACGGTACCCCGCTTTACCGAAAGGGCAAAAGCAAATACGAGGTAGCCTATAACAAGCCCAACTATGTTTATGACCACACCAGCATCCTGCCGCGTATGTGGTCGACAGAGGAGAATACCACCTATGCCCAGGACGCGCAATTTTACCGCGACTGGCTGCAATTGAGCGATAACGCCACCCCTGCCTTTTCGGATAATTTAAGGTGGATGTTCAGCTGGCAAATGTACCAGATGTACTGGCGCTATTTTATGTGGAATTTTGTTGGCCGCTATAACGATGACGACATGGAGGGCCAAACCAACATGAATGGCATTGGCGGCAACTGGACATCGGGCTTGTTCAATAACGCCTCCAATACACCAAAATCCATATTGAATAATGTTACTTATACCCCGCTTTATGCGCTGCCTTTAGTGGTTGGCTTGTTAGGCATGCTTTATCACTTTAAAAAAAGGAAAAAAGACGCGCTGATAATCACCCTGCTGTTTTTTTTCACAGGGCTGGCTATCGTGTTATACGTTAATCAGCCTTCGGTACAGCCGCGTGAGCGCGATTACTCATACGTTGGTTCATTTTATGCCTTTGCCATTTGGATTGGTTTAGGATTGATAGCGCTGATTGACATAGCGCCTAAAAAGATCAGTCCGCGGTTTGCCACCATTGGAGCTTTTGTTATTTGCATGATTGTTGGCCCTGTTTTACTGGCCAGTAAGGAGTGGAAAAATCACGACCGGTCAACCAAAATGGCGGCGCATGATATGGCTTACAATTACCTGATGTCCTGCCCTAAAAATGCCATTTTGTTTGATTTGGGTGATAACGACACCTACTCGCTCTGGTACGACCAGGAAGTGGAGAACATCCGGCCTGATGTACGTATCGTAAACCTGAGCCTGCTAAGCGCCGATTGGTCGGTAAAGCAAATGCAGCGCAAAATAAACCAGGCAGATGCCCTGCCTATCACCATGAACTTTGACAAATACAAACTGGGCACCCGCGATGTGATCAGGTATAATGATGCCAAAATACCGGGCTATACCGATGTGAAGGATATATTTGATTTTATCACTTCAGATGATAAACGTACCCACGTTGAATACACCAACGGTACCACCGAAAATTATTTGCCTACCAAAAACTTCAAGCTCGCGGTTAATGCCGATGACGTAATGAAAAATAAGGTGATCACGCCCGAGCAAAAAGGCTTACTTACGGATACTATAAAGTGGAAATTCACTCCTAATTATATCACCAAAGAAAACCTTGCCATGATAGATATACTGGCACATAACGACTGGAAACGCCCTATCTGCTTTACAACTTCGATCAGCCCGTCAAGTATGATCGGGTTGCAGCCTTATTTGTACCAGGAAGGTTTTGCCTACCGCCTGCTGCCTTTCAAAACAGACTCATCGTTAGCCGATCAGCTTTCAAAAACTAACAGCCTGGTGATGTACAGCAACGTGATGAACAGGTTCAAATTCGGCAATTTTAAAACGGCCAGATATCTTGATCAGCAATCAACCCAGGTATTTTATCCGCAACTGGTATCAACTTTTTCCGACCTGTCGGCAGGATTATTAAAAGATGGCCACCAAAACCTTGCACTTAATGCGCTGCACAAATACGAAGAAGTGATGCCCGATATCAACCCTAACTTTATGACTGCCCAGGGCAAAATAACAATGGCCGATACCTCTTATAAGCTTGATTATGCCAAACTGGGCAATAAGCTTATCAAAAGCGTTAACAGCTACCTTACCGATAAGCTTGATTATAACTATCATCAGTTGCAAAAGGATACAGGCAGGTTGAGCCCGCGCGACGTACAGATCAGTATGTCACTGTTAAACAACATGGTTGCTATCACCCATAACGGCAATCAAAAAGAACTAAGCGGACAATTAATTGCCCAGCTTAATGATTATGCCGAAAAGTTTAAAAGTATTCTCCAGCTCTAA